Proteins encoded together in one Desulfosporosinus meridiei DSM 13257 window:
- a CDS encoding polysaccharide deacetylase family protein translates to MRIIIFKRPSWRNLALWGILLFVMLAYRENVTSVFSGKLKPIYSVNIDSKAIGLTFDISWGEKTAEPILDILKQEDIRATFFLSSPWAEKHQELVHRMVAEGHEIGSHGNRHIDLNTLASEEIEKEIIAAQQVLEPLTNQKIRLLRPPNGAYNNKVIATADKLGYRVIQWSVDSLDWKRPGPSAVINNVLNGSRAGSGAKAGDIILFHASDSAPDTVEALPTVIKSLRLKGNTLIPVGQLLSKASSTWPPESNLKEEPLTAR, encoded by the coding sequence ATGCGGATTATTATTTTCAAACGTCCCTCATGGCGAAATCTAGCTTTATGGGGAATCCTTTTATTCGTCATGCTTGCTTATCGTGAAAATGTGACTTCCGTTTTCTCTGGGAAATTAAAGCCTATCTACTCTGTGAACATTGACAGTAAAGCTATTGGTCTGACCTTCGATATTAGTTGGGGGGAAAAGACAGCAGAGCCCATACTAGATATTCTTAAGCAAGAAGACATTCGAGCTACGTTTTTTCTCTCAAGTCCCTGGGCCGAGAAACATCAGGAGTTAGTGCACAGAATGGTCGCAGAGGGGCACGAGATCGGTTCCCACGGAAACCGTCACATTGATCTTAATACACTGGCCTCGGAAGAAATTGAAAAAGAGATTATTGCAGCCCAGCAAGTTCTCGAACCGTTAACAAATCAGAAAATACGATTACTTCGTCCCCCCAACGGTGCCTATAATAACAAAGTAATTGCCACTGCTGATAAATTAGGTTATCGGGTGATCCAATGGAGTGTTGATTCTCTTGACTGGAAACGTCCTGGACCAAGCGCTGTTATTAACAATGTACTTAATGGTTCCCGCGCAGGAAGCGGCGCTAAGGCAGGAGATATAATCTTATTTCACGCTTCTGATTCTGCTCCGGATACTGTCGAAGCACTGCCCACTGTTATTAAGAGCCTTAGACTTAAAGGAAATACATTAATTCCTGTTGGACAATTGCTTTCAAAAGCAAGCAGCACCTGGCCTCCGGAGAGTAATTTAAAAGAAGAACCTCTCACAGCTAGATAA
- a CDS encoding YitT family protein — protein sequence MFSTIVQKWRFLLIRRIRDYFTWQLFKHFIGIIIGSSVVSVSINTLIIPNEIADGGVTGIAILLHYLFNWPVSWAVLFLNLPLFFLGLRMVGRDFLVFSIVGVAVLSATLSLTAHLPALTHDTLLASISGGVLTGIGMGLIFRSRGSLGGTDILAVLLARTTSFSVGQILLGIDAIIFLCAALLFGPEVAMYAMIYMFIATRVVDLVQEGLSVSKSVLVVTSQPQRIAEEIIEKLERGVTLFQATGAFSGEAKQVVYCVINRSELSQIKEIVRNYDPQAFVAISEVPEVVGEGFSSWKGH from the coding sequence ATGTTTAGCACAATTGTGCAGAAATGGAGGTTTCTATTGATAAGACGGATTCGAGATTACTTCACTTGGCAGTTGTTTAAGCACTTTATTGGAATTATAATCGGTTCATCGGTAGTAAGTGTGAGTATTAACACATTGATAATACCTAATGAAATCGCCGATGGTGGAGTTACAGGAATAGCAATCCTTTTGCATTACTTATTTAATTGGCCGGTGAGTTGGGCCGTTCTCTTTTTAAATCTGCCGTTATTCTTCCTGGGACTTCGAATGGTAGGCAGGGATTTTCTAGTATTCAGTATAGTTGGTGTCGCTGTACTATCCGCTACCTTATCACTGACGGCGCATCTGCCAGCCCTAACTCATGATACTCTGCTGGCCTCTATTTCCGGAGGGGTACTCACAGGTATAGGGATGGGTTTAATTTTTCGATCTCGAGGATCCCTTGGCGGCACTGATATCTTAGCAGTACTGCTTGCAAGAACGACTTCTTTTAGTGTCGGTCAAATATTGCTTGGAATTGATGCAATAATATTCTTATGTGCAGCTCTTTTATTTGGGCCAGAGGTGGCAATGTATGCTATGATTTATATGTTTATTGCTACACGAGTGGTGGATCTTGTTCAGGAGGGCCTAAGTGTATCTAAGTCAGTTCTGGTGGTAACGTCCCAACCTCAGAGAATTGCAGAAGAGATTATTGAAAAACTTGAACGAGGAGTTACACTTTTCCAAGCAACTGGTGCTTTCTCAGGTGAAGCTAAGCAAGTTGTTTATTGTGTTATTAATCGCTCAGAACTTTCTCAAATTAAAGAAATTGTTCGTAATTATGACCCTCAAGCTTTTGTGGCGATTTCTGAAGTACCGGAAGTGGTCGGTGAAGGCTTTTCATCTTGGAAAGGACATTAA
- a CDS encoding ABC transporter ATP-binding protein yields MIGANKAAETLLKVENLKKYFPIKKGLIIQRHVGDVKAVDGVSFEIYPGETLGMVGESGCGKSTLGRTILRLLEPTKGKVIFDGQTLNELSREEMRKIRSQMQMIFQDPLASLNPRMRVRDIIGEPIVIHEVLSRVEREKRVSKLLDVVGLNTHHGERYPYEFSGGQRQRIGIARALAVNPKLIICDEPVSALDVSIQAQVINLLEDLQAEFNLTYLLIAHDLAMVKHLSNRIAVMYLGKLVELTSSEELFLNPRHPYTIALLSVIPLPYPHQKKGRIILKGDTPSPVNLPSGCRFHTRCPNTQDICKVMDPELIDIGNKHFVACHLTINTYEKIKVGNSVTNHQ; encoded by the coding sequence ATGATTGGAGCTAATAAAGCAGCAGAGACACTTTTGAAAGTTGAAAATCTGAAGAAATATTTTCCTATTAAAAAGGGACTGATTATTCAAAGGCACGTTGGTGATGTTAAGGCAGTTGACGGAGTTTCCTTCGAGATTTATCCTGGGGAGACCCTGGGTATGGTTGGAGAAAGCGGGTGTGGAAAGTCTACCCTTGGGCGGACTATTTTAAGATTACTTGAACCGACTAAGGGTAAGGTGATTTTCGACGGGCAGACTCTTAATGAGCTGTCTCGCGAAGAAATGCGCAAAATTCGCAGTCAAATGCAAATGATTTTTCAAGACCCTTTGGCCTCGTTAAATCCTCGAATGAGGGTACGAGATATTATCGGCGAACCTATTGTAATTCATGAAGTTCTAAGTCGAGTGGAGAGGGAAAAACGTGTTTCTAAGCTTTTAGATGTTGTAGGACTCAACACTCATCACGGGGAACGCTATCCTTATGAATTCTCAGGAGGTCAACGTCAGCGGATTGGTATTGCTCGGGCGTTGGCTGTCAATCCCAAGTTAATTATTTGTGATGAACCGGTTTCTGCTTTAGATGTGTCAATTCAAGCTCAAGTAATTAACCTACTGGAGGATTTGCAAGCAGAGTTTAATTTAACCTATCTTCTCATTGCTCATGATTTGGCTATGGTTAAACACTTAAGTAATCGCATAGCAGTTATGTATTTAGGGAAATTAGTAGAACTTACAAGCTCAGAAGAATTATTTCTGAACCCTCGACACCCTTATACTATTGCCTTATTATCTGTAATTCCGCTTCCATATCCTCATCAGAAAAAAGGTAGAATTATTCTAAAGGGAGACACTCCAAGTCCAGTTAATCTTCCTTCAGGATGCCGTTTTCATACCCGTTGCCCTAATACGCAAGATATTTGTAAAGTAATGGATCCGGAGTTAATCGATATAGGTAATAAGCATTTTGTAGCTTGCCACTTGACAATTAATACTTATGAAAAGATAAAGGTTGGCAACTCTGTTACCAACCATCAATAA
- a CDS encoding ABC transporter ATP-binding protein gives MGRDLLIHVKDLRTYFYTDVGVVKAVDGVNLEIRLGETLGIVGESGSGKSLTAMSIMRLISYPGRIESGEVLFHGKDLLKVSEKEMMKIRGNEIAMIFQDPMTSLNPVLTVGEQIIESIVLHQKVSRSMAKRRAIEMLERVGIPEAEDRVYNYPHQFSGGMRQRVMIAMALSCNPKLLIADEPTTALDVTIQAQILDLMNNLQQELGTAIMLITHNLGVIAELCQKVLVMYAGNTVEYTDVNTLFAKPMHPYTSGMLESSPRLALRKQRLDPIEGHPPDPYCLPQGCNFAQRCRRKMPVCEREKPTLFEIEPAHFVSCFLYERVKI, from the coding sequence ATGGGTCGAGACTTGTTAATTCATGTCAAAGATCTTAGAACTTACTTCTATACCGATGTCGGAGTAGTTAAGGCTGTTGATGGTGTTAACTTAGAGATTAGATTAGGGGAAACCCTAGGGATAGTTGGAGAATCGGGTTCAGGAAAAAGTTTAACCGCCATGTCTATTATGAGACTAATCTCGTACCCAGGCAGGATAGAGAGTGGAGAAGTGCTTTTTCATGGTAAAGACCTGCTTAAAGTGTCGGAAAAAGAAATGATGAAAATCCGGGGTAATGAGATAGCGATGATCTTTCAGGATCCTATGACATCCTTAAATCCGGTACTTACAGTTGGGGAGCAGATAATTGAGAGTATTGTCCTTCATCAGAAAGTGAGTCGCTCTATGGCTAAAAGAAGGGCTATTGAGATGCTGGAAAGAGTTGGTATTCCTGAGGCGGAAGATCGGGTGTATAATTATCCGCATCAATTTAGTGGAGGCATGCGTCAACGAGTTATGATTGCCATGGCGCTATCTTGTAACCCTAAGCTTCTTATAGCTGATGAGCCAACAACAGCGCTTGATGTTACTATTCAGGCTCAAATTTTAGATTTAATGAACAACCTACAGCAAGAATTGGGCACTGCTATTATGCTAATTACGCATAACTTAGGTGTTATTGCAGAATTATGTCAAAAAGTATTAGTTATGTATGCCGGGAATACCGTTGAATATACAGATGTCAATACATTGTTTGCTAAGCCAATGCATCCTTATACTTCTGGAATGTTGGAATCATCCCCTAGACTTGCGCTAAGAAAACAACGATTGGATCCCATAGAAGGTCATCCCCCCGATCCATATTGTTTGCCTCAAGGGTGTAATTTTGCTCAGAGATGCCGTCGAAAAATGCCAGTTTGTGAGCGTGAGAAGCCTACCTTGTTTGAAATCGAGCCAGCTCATTTTGTAAGTTGCTTTTTATACGAAAGGGTAAAAATATGA
- a CDS encoding ABC transporter permease yields the protein MANLKLSKGSQFGLVIVALMTLVAILAETIAPYDPMQVVLKDSLQGPNYKHLMGTDLLGRDILSRIIFGARASFLIGVIATSISLLIGIMVGSVSGYYGGWVDSLVMRLTDIFSAFPYFLMAIIIMTFFEPSMISVFLVLGIVGWTNYARLVRGQVILVKVSSYVEAARSIGAKDGRIILYHVFPNILSPLIVYTTMNIAGVILAEAGLSFLGLGVQPPTPSWGIMLSEGKDFIFNAPWLIFWPGAALLFSVIGYNLLGYGLRDRLDPRSKQGGESNGSRLVNSCQRS from the coding sequence GTGGCAAACTTGAAATTATCAAAGGGGTCGCAATTTGGACTTGTAATTGTTGCCTTGATGACCCTTGTTGCCATTCTTGCTGAGACTATTGCACCCTACGATCCGATGCAAGTTGTTTTGAAAGATTCTTTGCAAGGGCCCAATTATAAACATCTCATGGGAACAGATTTGCTAGGGAGAGACATCTTGAGCAGAATTATTTTTGGTGCAAGAGCTTCATTTTTGATTGGAGTTATAGCAACAAGTATTTCTTTGCTTATTGGAATCATGGTTGGCTCTGTTTCAGGATATTATGGAGGATGGGTTGATTCCTTAGTCATGAGATTAACGGATATTTTTTCTGCATTTCCTTATTTTCTGATGGCAATTATAATAATGACTTTCTTTGAACCAAGTATGATCTCAGTCTTTTTGGTATTAGGTATCGTAGGATGGACAAATTATGCCCGACTTGTACGAGGACAAGTGATCTTAGTTAAGGTTAGCTCATATGTAGAAGCTGCTCGTTCAATTGGTGCAAAGGATGGTCGAATCATACTTTATCATGTCTTCCCAAATATATTATCTCCTTTAATTGTCTATACGACAATGAATATTGCGGGGGTTATTTTAGCTGAAGCTGGGTTAAGTTTCTTAGGCTTGGGTGTACAACCACCTACTCCGAGCTGGGGAATAATGTTATCTGAAGGCAAAGACTTTATTTTTAATGCCCCTTGGCTGATTTTTTGGCCAGGCGCAGCCCTATTATTCTCGGTAATAGGTTATAATTTATTGGGATATGGCTTGCGTGATAGGCTAGATCCCCGTTCTAAGCAAGGAGGAGAAAGTAATGGGTCGAGACTTGTTAATTCATGTCAAAGATCTTAG
- a CDS encoding ABC transporter permease has translation MIRFIIWRILQCVPVGLGISMLTFIMLSLAPGDPVTLMLGQHVSPQIMNNVRQELGLDLPFFSRYLHYIWNILHGDLGRSYIQHQEVTTMLLDKIPITFNLTLVAMTFAITAGVLIGVLSAVKQRSPWDTFATGFTLLGISVPSFWLGMILQLIFGVILRILPVSGSGGEGFHLQYYILPGFTLGFASMAMYAGLTRSGMLEVLREDYIRTARAKGLSKPVVVFKHGLKNALIPVTTHAGMDFASLMGGTVLTEMIFSLPGIGTMLINAVSRRDYPVVQGVTLFLALVFVLVNLVVDILYAVLDPRIRYD, from the coding sequence GTGATACGTTTTATCATTTGGCGTATTCTTCAATGCGTCCCTGTTGGTTTAGGGATATCAATGCTAACCTTTATAATGCTGTCTCTTGCACCGGGGGATCCAGTAACCTTAATGCTGGGCCAACACGTTTCTCCTCAAATTATGAACAATGTCCGCCAGGAATTAGGATTAGATCTGCCTTTTTTTAGTCGTTATCTTCACTATATCTGGAATATCCTTCACGGGGATCTTGGCCGGTCCTATATTCAGCACCAAGAAGTAACTACGATGCTCCTTGACAAAATACCTATTACCTTTAATCTGACATTAGTAGCAATGACCTTCGCAATTACAGCTGGTGTGCTCATTGGTGTATTGTCTGCAGTTAAGCAGCGCAGCCCTTGGGATACTTTTGCTACGGGTTTTACGCTGCTAGGTATATCCGTACCGAGCTTTTGGTTAGGAATGATACTGCAACTGATATTTGGAGTTATACTTCGTATATTGCCGGTTAGTGGCTCTGGTGGTGAGGGATTTCACCTACAATATTATATTCTCCCCGGGTTTACCTTGGGATTTGCCTCTATGGCAATGTATGCAGGATTAACTCGTTCGGGTATGTTGGAAGTCTTACGAGAGGATTATATTCGAACAGCTCGTGCCAAAGGACTTTCCAAGCCTGTGGTAGTCTTTAAGCATGGATTGAAAAATGCACTTATCCCAGTTACAACTCATGCGGGTATGGACTTTGCAAGCCTGATGGGGGGAACTGTTTTAACAGAGATGATTTTTTCTCTTCCTGGGATAGGTACTATGCTTATTAATGCAGTCTCCCGGCGAGATTATCCTGTTGTACAAGGCGTTACGCTCTTTTTAGCCCTTGTATTCGTGTTGGTAAACCTGGTGGTAGATATTTTATATGCAGTTTTAGATCCGCGCATAAGATATGATTAA
- a CDS encoding ABC transporter substrate-binding protein yields MLAKKNWVISIAFLLIGTIILSGCGLNTALKNEEKPTRSTPVDGGVFRFGMISSPSALEPAFLEEINGIEICKELNDGLIRYDPNTLEIKPAIAESWDYSEDKKVITFHIRKDVKFHDGTSLKAQDIIDVWNRLAAKDTLSPLAFLLEPIVGFAQVNSGELETISGLKTIDDYTLEVTLKEKNIVFLTSLGHPALSIYKLEAANKAGKDFGTPAASPETLIGTGAFKFVKWNADQDIILEKFTDYYGTKAHVDKIFYKIFKDESTAFNEFRAGNLDYVDMVPPGQRQSILEELPDQILKTTTLTTQYIGFNLTKDPFKDNINIRKAIAYALDIQSIADTVLEGSSMVSNGPLPDTMPGYNIDLRAPTFDKKKAKEYLALAGYPEGIGLAPIQYAYNYTQENQRVAEAFQAQLKEVGIQVNLMNMEWGSYINAMQSGELQMFRVACVADYPDPDNLLRMLYSKSQWGMNNVTFYSNPEVERLLTQGFEETDMTKRMAIYKKIQELIVEDQPAIWTFSTNYLRIYGDRVHNLTINALDQKDMRSVWLS; encoded by the coding sequence ATGCTTGCTAAGAAAAATTGGGTGATATCTATCGCTTTTTTATTGATAGGAACTATAATTTTGTCTGGCTGTGGATTGAACACTGCCTTGAAAAACGAAGAAAAACCGACCAGATCAACCCCTGTAGATGGCGGGGTTTTCCGTTTTGGAATGATTTCAAGTCCCTCTGCTCTTGAACCTGCTTTTTTAGAAGAAATTAATGGTATCGAAATTTGCAAAGAACTCAATGATGGATTGATAAGATATGACCCTAATACCCTAGAGATAAAACCTGCAATAGCAGAAAGCTGGGATTATTCAGAAGACAAAAAAGTTATTACGTTTCATATTCGGAAAGATGTAAAGTTTCATGACGGAACGAGTTTGAAAGCTCAGGATATTATAGATGTGTGGAATCGTTTAGCCGCTAAAGATACACTATCCCCTTTAGCCTTTCTACTTGAACCTATTGTTGGGTTCGCTCAAGTGAACAGTGGAGAACTTGAAACAATTTCTGGATTAAAAACCATTGATGATTATACACTGGAAGTGACCTTAAAAGAAAAAAATATAGTTTTTCTGACTTCTTTAGGGCACCCTGCATTAAGTATTTATAAGCTCGAGGCTGCGAACAAAGCTGGGAAAGATTTCGGCACGCCGGCGGCAAGCCCTGAGACATTAATTGGAACAGGGGCCTTTAAGTTTGTTAAGTGGAATGCTGATCAAGACATAATCCTAGAAAAATTTACTGATTACTATGGAACTAAGGCCCATGTGGATAAAATCTTTTATAAAATCTTTAAAGATGAGTCTACAGCTTTTAACGAGTTCCGCGCAGGAAATTTGGATTATGTGGATATGGTTCCTCCGGGTCAAAGACAATCTATTCTCGAAGAACTCCCGGATCAAATTCTAAAAACAACTACACTCACAACACAGTATATTGGATTCAACCTAACCAAGGATCCATTTAAGGATAATATAAATATCCGAAAAGCCATTGCTTATGCTCTTGATATTCAGAGTATCGCCGATACTGTATTAGAGGGTAGTTCTATGGTGTCAAATGGTCCCTTACCTGATACAATGCCAGGTTATAATATTGACCTTAGAGCACCAACCTTTGACAAGAAAAAAGCTAAAGAATACTTAGCTTTAGCCGGGTACCCTGAAGGGATCGGACTTGCGCCTATTCAATACGCCTATAACTACACGCAAGAAAACCAGAGGGTTGCGGAAGCCTTTCAAGCCCAGCTTAAAGAGGTGGGAATTCAAGTTAATTTAATGAATATGGAATGGGGTTCATACATTAATGCTATGCAATCCGGTGAACTTCAAATGTTCCGGGTGGCCTGTGTCGCTGATTATCCCGATCCAGACAATCTCTTACGAATGCTTTATTCCAAATCTCAATGGGGAATGAACAATGTTACTTTTTATTCTAATCCGGAAGTTGAGCGGTTGCTGACACAAGGCTTCGAGGAAACTGACATGACAAAGCGAATGGCGATCTATAAAAAGATACAAGAGTTAATTGTAGAAGATCAACCGGCAATTTGGACCTTTAGTACAAACTATCTCCGTATATATGGAGATAGGGTTCATAATTTGACGATTAATGCTCTTGATCAAAAAGATATGCGTAGTGTGTGGTTATCATAG
- a CDS encoding dTMP kinase, with protein sequence MNGKLIVIEAGDGSGKATQTKLLFDKLSSDNYKVRQVEFPDYGSDSSALIKMYLNGEFGNDPNDVNAYAASSFYAADRFASYKKAWGQFYQDGGIVLADRYTTSNMVHQAAKITDPIERKLFLDWLWDLEFVKFKLPIPDCVIFLDMPPKVSQILINSRALQTDNGEKDIHERNHDYLVHSYNNATQLRESYGWEKVNCVDNGKLRSREDIHKDIYRIVTKVIKT encoded by the coding sequence TTGAATGGTAAACTAATCGTAATCGAAGCAGGGGATGGAAGTGGTAAGGCAACTCAAACTAAATTGCTGTTTGATAAACTATCCTCTGACAATTATAAAGTTAGACAGGTCGAATTTCCTGATTATGGCAGTGATTCTTCTGCTTTAATCAAAATGTATTTAAATGGGGAGTTTGGCAATGACCCTAACGATGTTAATGCATACGCAGCGTCAAGTTTCTATGCTGCAGATAGATTTGCATCCTATAAAAAAGCATGGGGACAGTTCTATCAGGATGGAGGTATTGTACTAGCAGATCGATACACCACTTCAAACATGGTTCATCAAGCAGCCAAAATAACAGACCCAATTGAGCGGAAGTTGTTTCTAGATTGGTTATGGGATTTGGAGTTTGTTAAGTTTAAGCTCCCAATCCCAGACTGCGTTATCTTTCTGGATATGCCTCCAAAAGTAAGCCAAATACTTATCAACAGTAGAGCATTGCAAACTGATAATGGTGAAAAGGATATTCATGAAAGGAATCATGATTATTTAGTTCATTCCTACAACAATGCCACACAGTTAAGAGAATCATACGGATGGGAAAAGGTCAATTGTGTAGACAACGGAAAGCTGCGAAGTAGGGAGGATATACATAAGGACATTTATAGAATTGTTACCAAAGTTATAAAAACTTGA
- the spo0A gene encoding sporulation transcription factor Spo0A codes for MSKKIKIIVADDNRNLCQMLQNYLQGQEDLIVVGVANNGLEAWELIQNQEPDLIILDLVMPNLDGLGVLERINSRTTLNRPKIIMLTAFGQESLTHQAMMLGVDYFILKPFDLDILSKRIRSLTQDIPSSQPAQNSSVAPVVTNVGSGLNLHVEVTTMMHQIGIPAHVKGYQYIRDAILMVVEDVSLLGAVTKELYPSIAKKFDTAPSRVERGIRHAIELAWERGHTDTLKRIFGYSMNIERQKPTNSEFIALLADKLRVMSKVS; via the coding sequence ATGAGTAAGAAAATAAAAATAATTGTCGCGGATGATAATAGGAATTTATGTCAAATGCTACAAAACTATCTCCAAGGCCAAGAAGACTTAATCGTTGTTGGAGTTGCAAATAATGGGTTAGAAGCTTGGGAACTCATTCAGAATCAAGAACCAGACTTGATTATTCTTGATTTAGTGATGCCTAATTTAGATGGTTTAGGCGTATTAGAAAGAATTAACTCACGAACAACTTTGAATCGACCTAAAATTATAATGCTCACAGCATTTGGGCAAGAATCATTAACTCATCAAGCTATGATGCTGGGGGTCGACTATTTTATCCTTAAACCCTTTGATTTAGATATTCTCAGTAAACGTATTCGCTCATTAACTCAGGATATCCCATCTTCTCAACCTGCTCAGAATAGTTCAGTTGCCCCAGTTGTAACAAACGTAGGAAGCGGTTTGAATTTGCATGTTGAAGTTACGACAATGATGCATCAAATTGGGATTCCAGCTCATGTGAAAGGATATCAGTATATTAGAGATGCCATCCTAATGGTAGTCGAGGATGTATCTTTACTAGGGGCCGTAACCAAAGAGCTATATCCAAGTATCGCAAAGAAATTCGACACTGCTCCAAGCCGAGTAGAACGTGGGATTCGACACGCAATTGAGCTGGCTTGGGAACGCGGACATACAGATACCCTAAAAAGAATTTTCGGATATTCCATGAATATTGAACGACAGAAACCGACTAATTCCGAATTTATCGCCTTACTTGCTGATAAATTACGCGTCATGAGTAAGGTTTCATAA
- a CDS encoding ferredoxin encodes MIAAVDKDTCIGCGACPEFCPEVFKMEDDGLAVAYTNPVPSEVEGAAKDAADGCPTDAIHVN; translated from the coding sequence ATGATAGCTGCAGTCGATAAAGACACATGTATTGGATGTGGAGCTTGCCCCGAATTTTGTCCTGAGGTCTTTAAAATGGAAGATGACGGATTAGCTGTAGCGTATACAAATCCAGTTCCTAGTGAAGTTGAGGGTGCTGCTAAAGATGCAGCTGACGGCTGTCCAACAGATGCTATCCATGTCAATTAG
- a CDS encoding DUF1858 domain-containing protein, with product MRFTLDMKLKDIMSSNPKTAEAMQELGLHCLGCAFSVNETLANAAQMHNIDPNVLLKKVNSVEQGEMSAEAAAKAQPPGGILQMDKKTYSIAPHIPAGVVTPEILRKIADVSEKYHAQAIKVTSAQRIAIVGLKPEDVPKIWDELGMDPGHAVGLCVRSVKVCPGDTFCKRGLQETLALGMEIDKRYHGMQLPSKFKIGVAGCPNKCTDSASVDLGLMGTSKGYHLYVGGNGGVKPRQGNILLENLKKEEILPIMDAVISYYKENAKPQERIGRLIDRVGIEGLREFAEQAKQ from the coding sequence ATGCGATTTACACTTGATATGAAATTAAAAGATATTATGTCTTCGAATCCCAAGACAGCAGAAGCTATGCAAGAATTGGGATTGCATTGTTTGGGGTGTGCGTTTTCAGTTAATGAAACATTAGCTAATGCTGCCCAGATGCATAATATTGACCCAAATGTTCTACTGAAAAAGGTCAATTCTGTGGAACAGGGGGAAATGTCAGCAGAGGCTGCGGCCAAAGCTCAACCCCCTGGAGGAATACTGCAAATGGATAAGAAAACTTATTCAATTGCACCCCATATACCGGCAGGTGTCGTGACTCCGGAAATTTTGCGAAAGATTGCTGATGTCTCAGAAAAATACCATGCTCAGGCAATTAAAGTGACTTCAGCTCAACGTATTGCTATTGTAGGATTAAAGCCGGAAGATGTTCCTAAGATATGGGACGAATTAGGCATGGATCCGGGTCATGCAGTAGGATTATGCGTCCGAAGTGTTAAGGTATGTCCTGGTGATACCTTCTGTAAAAGAGGTCTGCAAGAAACATTGGCTTTGGGTATGGAGATAGACAAACGCTATCATGGTATGCAATTGCCATCAAAATTTAAAATTGGTGTTGCTGGCTGCCCCAATAAATGTACTGATTCTGCTTCCGTAGATCTGGGATTAATGGGTACCAGTAAAGGATACCACTTGTATGTAGGAGGAAATGGTGGAGTTAAGCCACGACAGGGGAATATTCTTTTAGAAAACTTAAAAAAGGAAGAAATATTACCAATCATGGATGCTGTCATTTCATACTATAAAGAGAATGCAAAACCCCAGGAAAGAATTGGGCGCTTAATTGACCGTGTTGGGATTGAAGGACTACGAGAATTTGCAGAGCAGGCAAAACAGTAA
- the pssA gene encoding CDP-diacylglycerol--serine O-phosphatidyltransferase: MKGNPITTSMIPSIFTLANLLFGFLALILVIEQQYTLAAAMIVLSVLMDSLDGKVARRLSVSSDFGKELDSLSDLVSFGVAPAILTYQAILYPQPDYVRYIGLGIAAVFALCGAVRLARFNMLNITTYFVGVPITFAGGFMALLMFFRNMLPWYIYLGSMLVLACLMVSRIKVAKLGK, encoded by the coding sequence ATGAAGGGAAATCCAATTACTACTAGTATGATCCCAAGTATTTTTACATTAGCAAATCTGCTTTTTGGTTTTTTAGCCCTAATTTTGGTTATCGAACAGCAGTATACTCTGGCGGCTGCAATGATAGTTCTTTCGGTTTTAATGGATAGTTTAGATGGTAAGGTTGCCCGCAGACTTTCGGTGAGTTCTGATTTCGGTAAAGAACTGGATTCATTGAGTGATTTGGTATCTTTTGGGGTTGCTCCAGCTATTCTTACTTATCAAGCAATTTTATACCCCCAACCGGACTACGTAAGATACATTGGACTAGGTATTGCAGCAGTATTTGCTTTATGTGGAGCAGTTCGTTTAGCTCGGTTTAATATGCTTAATATTACTACGTATTTCGTAGGTGTCCCCATCACCTTTGCCGGTGGGTTTATGGCCTTATTAATGTTTTTTCGCAATATGTTGCCTTGGTATATTTATCTAGGGAGCATGTTAGTTTTAGCATGTCTTATGGTTTCGAGGATTAAAGTGGCAAAGTTAGGGAAGTAG